Proteins encoded by one window of Flagellimonas lutaonensis:
- a CDS encoding universal stress protein: MMKTILYATDYSNESVAALKYALGIARALRVRMVLTHVYDVPTVLGTQSAEPFPDLSRDARKHERQRLQEFFEEHIGKVSDETLIRFEPVEHTSVTKGIISKAAEWHAYVIFVGVRGGSKLREIIMGSTTKALIEKAPCPVWAIPENADYAPLKTIVYATAFEEEDVYAIRKLAGMARPFKAKIKIVHISTENEYAGESQMEWFKDLLRQKVTYRRIDFELIFSENIFERIKTYLEEVNADLLVMLERGKKSFFKKWMRGDLVKKMESYGKVPLLSFREGNHQLFYFKAVL, translated from the coding sequence ATGATGAAAACAATATTGTACGCGACCGATTATTCAAACGAATCAGTGGCAGCGCTAAAGTATGCCTTGGGCATTGCAAGAGCATTGCGTGTACGCATGGTGCTCACACATGTATATGACGTGCCCACCGTACTGGGCACCCAATCGGCAGAACCTTTTCCCGACCTGTCCAGAGATGCCAGAAAGCATGAACGCCAAAGGCTACAGGAGTTTTTTGAAGAACACATAGGAAAAGTATCTGATGAAACATTGATACGCTTCGAGCCAGTAGAGCATACATCGGTTACCAAGGGCATCATCTCAAAGGCCGCCGAATGGCATGCCTATGTCATCTTTGTCGGTGTCAGGGGTGGCAGCAAACTTCGGGAAATCATTATGGGGAGCACCACTAAGGCCCTGATAGAAAAGGCACCTTGCCCAGTCTGGGCGATTCCTGAAAATGCCGACTATGCGCCTTTGAAGACCATAGTATATGCCACTGCCTTTGAAGAAGAAGATGTGTATGCCATTCGTAAACTGGCCGGAATGGCCAGACCTTTCAAGGCCAAAATCAAGATCGTACATATCTCGACCGAGAATGAATATGCCGGAGAAAGCCAAATGGAATGGTTCAAAGACCTGCTTCGACAAAAGGTCACCTACAGGCGAATTGACTTTGAACTCATTTTTTCTGAAAATATTTTTGAACGAATCAAAACCTATTTAGAAGAAGTGAACGCTGATCTTTTGGTCATGTTGGAGCGCGGCAAGAAAAGTTTCTTCAAAAAATGGATGCGCGGCGATCTGGTCAAAAAAATGGAATCGTACGGCAAAGTTCCTCTATTGAGTTTTAGAGAGGGCAACCATCAGCTTTTTTATTTCAAGGCGGTGCTTTAA
- a CDS encoding universal stress protein: protein MKKILLPTDFSEAAQVAIDYAIALFEKEKCTFFVLNAYQMAPSAPTGKSDAQLMLKKLVSGLTETKKDNHQFEPIMVDNLALEAIAATVADKKVDFVVMGSKGATALAKTFMGSTAVSVVRHVNTCPIITVPEGFGLQMPKKMIFANDLKKPIGTTALKVLKDLIKCHDIALTMVYFDRGNAMNEEQKANRKLYEDNFVGLKYRFEEVPLKTSISSAMKSMLSQRNDVDMVIFKKNRHSFFEKLLREPIIRKVAFSAKIPLLILPDVE, encoded by the coding sequence ATGAAAAAAATACTCTTGCCAACAGATTTTTCTGAAGCGGCCCAAGTGGCCATCGATTATGCCATTGCCTTATTTGAAAAAGAAAAATGCACATTTTTTGTGCTCAATGCCTACCAAATGGCCCCATCGGCACCAACGGGAAAATCCGATGCACAACTAATGTTGAAAAAATTGGTGTCGGGCCTTACCGAAACCAAAAAAGACAACCATCAATTTGAGCCTATCATGGTCGATAATCTAGCATTGGAAGCGATTGCTGCAACCGTTGCCGATAAGAAAGTGGATTTTGTGGTCATGGGCAGCAAAGGGGCCACTGCATTGGCCAAAACATTTATGGGCAGCACCGCGGTGAGTGTTGTACGGCACGTCAACACTTGCCCCATTATAACCGTACCCGAAGGCTTCGGGCTACAAATGCCCAAAAAAATGATCTTCGCCAATGACCTTAAAAAACCGATTGGCACCACCGCCCTTAAAGTGCTCAAAGACCTCATCAAATGCCATGATATTGCATTGACAATGGTATATTTTGATCGCGGAAACGCCATGAACGAAGAACAGAAAGCCAACCGCAAACTCTACGAAGACAATTTTGTGGGTTTGAAGTACCGTTTTGAAGAGGTGCCGCTGAAAACTTCTATATCGTCAGCCATGAAAAGCATGTTGAGCCAACGAAATGATGTTGACATGGTCATATTTAAAAAGAACAGGCACAGTTTCTTTGAAAAGTTATTACGGGAACCGATAATACGCAAGGTCGCTTTTTCTGCCAAAATACCGTTGTTGATACTCCCTGATGTTGAATGA
- a CDS encoding universal stress protein translates to MKTILIPTDFSDNAWNAICYALEFFKEETAKFYLLHTYTPVFYRMDYLIGGPAYSAIPDIKVDVSLAGLERTLKDIKKQFPNPNHSFETVSAFNTLTDEINELTDEKNIDLVVMGTKGATGAKQLFLGSNAVFVIRKAKIPVLAIPESSKFTKMENILFPTDYWSKYKIKELRSLIEIAEEYMAKITVLHVKELPENDLTDKQEQNKKHLKNCLKEVPYQFTEIQGKLMPDAILEHIEDHDFQLLAMMNKEHSFFERLLIKQNVDQIGFHVKIPFLIIRDTSEVTN, encoded by the coding sequence ATGAAGACCATTCTCATACCCACCGATTTTTCTGATAACGCATGGAACGCCATTTGCTACGCCCTGGAATTCTTCAAGGAGGAAACCGCCAAGTTCTATCTGCTGCATACCTATACCCCAGTCTTTTACCGTATGGATTATCTGATAGGAGGCCCTGCTTACAGTGCCATTCCTGATATTAAGGTCGATGTTTCCTTGGCAGGGCTCGAAAGAACCTTGAAAGACATTAAGAAACAATTCCCCAACCCGAACCACAGTTTTGAGACCGTATCTGCCTTCAATACATTGACAGATGAGATCAATGAACTCACCGATGAGAAGAATATTGATTTGGTGGTCATGGGCACCAAAGGGGCAACAGGGGCCAAACAGCTATTCTTGGGATCTAATGCTGTATTCGTGATCCGAAAGGCAAAAATACCCGTACTGGCCATCCCTGAAAGCAGCAAGTTTACCAAAATGGAAAACATCCTTTTTCCAACCGACTATTGGTCAAAGTATAAAATCAAAGAGCTACGTTCACTTATTGAAATTGCCGAAGAGTATATGGCAAAGATCACGGTACTGCACGTAAAGGAACTGCCTGAAAATGATTTGACCGACAAGCAGGAACAAAATAAAAAGCACCTAAAAAATTGTTTAAAAGAAGTGCCGTACCAATTTACAGAGATTCAGGGCAAATTGATGCCCGATGCCATTTTAGAGCATATAGAAGACCATGATTTTCAACTGCTGGCCATGATGAACAAAGAACACTCTTTCTTCGAGCGGTTGCTTATCAAGCAAAATGTAGATCAAATCGGATTTCATGTGAAAATTCCTTTTTTGATCATAAGGGATACCTCTGAAGTCACTAACTAA
- the deoC gene encoding deoxyribose-phosphate aldolase produces the protein MSVHKPIASYIDHTLLKPTATEADINKLCHEATTHGFHSVCINGCHVALAKKELGRTTVGICTVVGFPLGAMSTGAKVAEAKDYVDKGADEIDMVINIGWIKSNSENRVRDEIAAIKKAIDDRILKVILETCYLTQAEKRTVCELALEAKADFVKTSTGFGTAGATLADIKLMKAVVGDQMGIKASGGIRDRETALRFIDQGASRIGTSSGVAIVLSSTKQGS, from the coding sequence ATGTCTGTGCACAAACCCATAGCAAGTTACATCGACCATACCCTGCTAAAGCCAACGGCAACAGAAGCAGACATCAACAAACTCTGTCACGAGGCCACAACGCATGGTTTTCATTCGGTATGCATCAATGGGTGCCATGTTGCCCTTGCCAAAAAAGAACTTGGTCGTACAACGGTCGGTATCTGCACCGTGGTCGGATTTCCCCTGGGGGCCATGTCAACCGGGGCCAAAGTGGCAGAAGCCAAAGATTATGTTGACAAGGGGGCCGACGAAATCGACATGGTCATTAACATAGGATGGATAAAATCCAATAGCGAAAATCGGGTAAGAGATGAAATTGCCGCCATTAAAAAAGCGATTGATGATAGAATATTGAAAGTGATTTTAGAGACGTGTTACCTGACCCAAGCCGAAAAGCGAACGGTCTGTGAGCTGGCCTTAGAGGCCAAGGCAGATTTCGTAAAAACCTCTACGGGCTTTGGCACGGCAGGGGCGACCTTGGCCGATATAAAGTTGATGAAAGCCGTGGTGGGCGACCAAATGGGAATCAAGGCCTCAGGCGGAATCAGGGATAGAGAAACCGCCCTGCGGTTCATTGACCAAGGTGCCTCACGCATTGGCACCTCATCCGGAGTCGCCATTGTATTATCTAGCACAAAACAAGGATCATGA
- the deoD gene encoding purine-nucleoside phosphorylase, with the protein MSVHIGAKLGEIANTVLMPGDPLRAKWIAETFLEDPFCYNDIRGMLGYTGTFNGKRVSVQGSGMGIPSALIYYHELIKDYGVKNLIRVGTAGSYQKDIKIRDIVLAMAASTTSGINNSRFINADYSPTANFELLMGAALYARANDIPIKAGNVLSSDEFYEDDPEAYKLWARYGVLCVEMEAAGLYTVAAKYDVRALAILTISDSLVTGERSTAEDRETTFRNMVHIALNIAE; encoded by the coding sequence ATGAGCGTTCATATTGGGGCCAAATTGGGTGAAATCGCCAATACCGTACTGATGCCGGGCGACCCGCTGCGTGCAAAATGGATCGCAGAAACTTTTTTAGAAGACCCATTTTGCTATAACGATATTCGCGGCATGCTGGGGTACACCGGTACTTTCAACGGTAAGCGGGTCTCTGTACAGGGGAGCGGTATGGGTATTCCTTCCGCATTGATATATTACCATGAACTGATCAAAGACTACGGGGTGAAGAACCTGATCCGTGTGGGTACGGCAGGCTCTTATCAAAAAGATATTAAGATAAGGGATATTGTCTTGGCCATGGCAGCCTCTACAACCTCGGGCATCAACAACTCACGTTTTATCAACGCCGATTATTCGCCCACCGCCAATTTTGAGCTTTTGATGGGGGCTGCCCTATATGCCAGGGCGAACGATATTCCCATAAAGGCGGGCAATGTACTTTCTTCAGATGAGTTCTATGAAGATGACCCCGAGGCTTACAAGTTATGGGCACGGTACGGGGTGCTCTGTGTTGAAATGGAAGCCGCCGGCCTTTACACCGTGGCCGCAAAGTACGATGTAAGGGCCTTGGCCATACTTACGATATCTGATTCTTTGGTGACCGGTGAAAGATCTACTGCCGAAGATCGTGAAACTACTTTCAGAAACATGGTACACATCGCATTGAACATTGCTGAGTGA
- a CDS encoding DUF2267 domain-containing protein produces the protein MALNFNQYATEGNTFLKDYAKQLGFGNDTEKAGRIFVSIMHALREIIPVEESLQFIAQLPMFLKAAYVNGWTIKKKKPKIKRMDEFVELVKEMDGVAAINDYGYENDLAEKYIDLTFIYLRKYVSLGEMEDIRGSLPKDLKSMIYSNLMF, from the coding sequence ATGGCACTTAATTTTAACCAATATGCAACAGAGGGGAATACCTTTTTAAAAGACTATGCCAAGCAATTGGGCTTTGGCAACGATACCGAAAAGGCGGGCAGAATATTTGTTTCGATCATGCACGCGTTGCGCGAGATCATACCGGTAGAGGAGTCTTTGCAGTTCATCGCACAACTGCCGATGTTCTTAAAGGCGGCCTACGTGAACGGGTGGACCATAAAGAAAAAGAAGCCCAAGATCAAACGAATGGATGAGTTTGTGGAGTTGGTCAAGGAAATGGACGGAGTGGCAGCCATCAACGATTATGGCTATGAGAATGACTTGGCCGAAAAGTATATCGACCTGACTTTCATCTATCTGAGAAAATATGTATCCCTTGGAGAAATGGAAGACATACGAGGCTCTCTTCCAAAAGATCTTAAAAGCATGATCTACTCCAATTTGATGTTTTAG
- a CDS encoding WG repeat-containing protein produces the protein MKQYFAFLALVVLPFFVFSQTLKTINKPTIKGLDEVAPFSEDLAAVRKGNQWGFIDKTGQLVIDFRSDLVWSKNADPKRKDVKGIRYPQFKNGRCMIQEIKDEDIPYYGFIDTEGQIAIEPEYINLTEFDDGRAVGIFCRRTYRGKNNFQLNIYEYTFTEAVLNTEGEIIWPIEDREGILMKKGRYEMPELRATLISPDLLAVKDTTNDWEIRNINSQNQKP, from the coding sequence ATGAAACAATATTTTGCATTTCTCGCACTTGTTGTACTCCCTTTTTTTGTATTCTCACAGACTTTAAAGACCATCAACAAGCCCACCATCAAGGGGCTTGATGAAGTAGCGCCCTTTAGTGAAGATCTGGCGGCGGTCAGAAAAGGAAACCAATGGGGCTTTATCGACAAGACCGGGCAGTTGGTCATTGATTTTAGAAGTGATTTGGTTTGGAGCAAGAATGCCGACCCCAAGCGAAAAGATGTCAAGGGTATCCGATATCCCCAATTCAAGAACGGGCGATGTATGATCCAAGAGATAAAGGATGAGGATATTCCGTATTATGGCTTTATCGACACCGAAGGGCAAATTGCCATAGAACCTGAATACATCAACCTTACCGAGTTTGACGATGGCAGGGCCGTGGGCATTTTTTGTAGAAGAACCTATAGGGGCAAAAACAATTTTCAGCTCAATATTTACGAATACACCTTTACAGAAGCCGTGCTGAACACCGAAGGAGAAATTATATGGCCCATAGAAGACAGAGAGGGCATTTTGATGAAGAAAGGGCGGTACGAAATGCCAGAGTTAAGGGCAACCTTGATCTCACCTGATCTTTTGGCGGTAAAAGACACGACAAATGATTGGGAAATACGTAACATCAACTCACAAAACCAAAAACCATGA
- a CDS encoding SDR family NAD(P)-dependent oxidoreductase: MNRLKDKVAVVTGGAAGIGKETAKVFLLEGAKALLVDIDEEALKKTVKEFDNANVKYCQADVSKASDVKKYTQEALDVFGRIDVFFSNAGIEGTSRPIAEYPDEVFNKVIDINLKGVWHGCKYVIPKMAEGGSVIITSSVAGLKGFQGLGAYVASKHGVIGIMRTAAIEFAERKIRVNTVHPGPVNNEMMRRIEADISPDDPLQAQQGFEAIVPFGRYAEASEIADLVIFLASDESKYITGSTHVIDGGLMAG, from the coding sequence ATGAATAGGTTAAAAGACAAAGTGGCCGTGGTCACTGGTGGTGCCGCGGGCATAGGAAAAGAAACTGCAAAAGTCTTTCTTTTGGAAGGCGCCAAGGCACTTTTGGTCGATATTGATGAAGAGGCCCTGAAGAAGACCGTAAAAGAATTTGACAATGCCAATGTGAAGTATTGCCAAGCTGATGTATCGAAAGCATCAGATGTGAAAAAATATACACAGGAAGCCTTGGATGTCTTCGGAAGAATCGATGTCTTCTTCAGCAATGCAGGCATTGAGGGTACTTCTAGGCCCATAGCTGAATACCCCGATGAGGTGTTCAACAAGGTCATCGATATCAATTTGAAAGGGGTCTGGCACGGGTGCAAATATGTGATCCCGAAAATGGCCGAGGGTGGTAGTGTCATTATCACCTCTTCGGTGGCGGGCCTTAAGGGCTTTCAAGGCTTGGGGGCCTATGTGGCCAGTAAGCATGGGGTAATAGGGATCATGCGTACCGCAGCCATTGAGTTTGCCGAAAGAAAAATACGCGTGAACACGGTTCATCCAGGCCCGGTAAACAATGAGATGATGCGCAGGATCGAAGCCGATATATCTCCTGATGACCCCCTACAGGCGCAACAGGGGTTCGAGGCTATTGTGCCCTTTGGCCGCTATGCCGAAGCAAGTGAAATTGCCGACCTTGTCATATTTCTCGCCTCTGATGAAAGCAAGTACATTACTGGAAGCACCCATGTCATCGATGGAGGTCTGATGGCGGGCTGA
- a CDS encoding FMN-binding protein yields MRTILCLIFLSLFLWNCKQAPESKKVDADIQQPLVKTEKAQKTSPILLKLVEFADTTATDTTDITDIFVFKQLNENGEIASLDPKDAVSLHKKVTDAKSGEELPIFELKKGQKAVLMVNGRGFAGPLWAKILVDKDAMTIEKIEFDHSAESEGYGDGITYTSFEKQFVGAKIDLTDNTFSLFQSGSEVEKGNQRIDGLSGATMTSQAVVKMVNEGLKKYKGYLNPE; encoded by the coding sequence ATGAGAACAATCCTTTGCTTGATTTTTTTGAGCCTGTTTCTTTGGAACTGCAAACAGGCGCCTGAGTCCAAAAAAGTGGATGCCGATATACAGCAGCCCTTAGTAAAAACCGAAAAAGCACAGAAGACATCTCCCATTTTGCTCAAGCTTGTCGAGTTTGCCGACACCACGGCAACAGACACCACCGATATTACAGACATATTTGTTTTTAAGCAATTGAACGAAAATGGAGAGATTGCCTCTCTTGACCCGAAAGATGCCGTCTCGCTCCATAAAAAAGTCACTGATGCCAAAAGCGGGGAAGAGCTGCCCATATTTGAACTGAAAAAGGGGCAAAAGGCAGTACTCATGGTCAATGGCAGGGGCTTTGCAGGGCCTTTGTGGGCCAAGATTTTGGTTGACAAAGATGCGATGACCATCGAAAAAATCGAATTTGACCATAGTGCGGAATCAGAGGGGTATGGTGACGGCATAACATATACCTCATTTGAAAAACAATTCGTCGGTGCCAAGATTGACTTAACAGACAACACCTTTTCTCTGTTCCAGAGCGGAAGTGAAGTAGAAAAGGGAAACCAAAGGATCGACGGTCTTTCAGGGGCGACCATGACCAGCCAAGCCGTTGTGAAAATGGTGAACGAAGGACTTAAAAAGTATAAAGGATACTTGAATCCTGAATGA
- a CDS encoding GNAT family N-acetyltransferase: protein MDPINIISVTPQNVKEQTLFCVKDITNPGFENKRIWFEKRYAEGLRMKILKGENDKMIGFIEYVPAEYAWRPLDADGFMFIHCMYVYSKKDRNKGYGSTLINEAEKDAKARGMAGVCVMASKGAWIADKGIFEKNGFQQVDKKGRFELLSKKWDAKAPDPKLHDWTVQQKKYKGWHLLYADQCPWHEKSVEALLNTAMDYDIDLKVIKLKTAKEAKNAPSGYGVFSLLHNGKLLEDHYISATRFRNILKKELGMGSQK from the coding sequence ATGGATCCAATCAACATCATCTCGGTAACGCCACAAAATGTTAAGGAGCAAACACTCTTCTGTGTCAAGGATATCACCAACCCCGGATTTGAAAACAAGCGTATATGGTTCGAAAAAAGATATGCGGAAGGATTGCGGATGAAAATCCTGAAAGGTGAAAATGACAAAATGATCGGTTTCATTGAATATGTTCCGGCCGAATATGCTTGGCGGCCCCTTGATGCCGATGGCTTTATGTTCATCCATTGCATGTATGTTTATTCGAAAAAAGACCGGAACAAGGGCTACGGATCAACGTTGATTAACGAAGCCGAAAAAGATGCCAAGGCAAGGGGGATGGCCGGGGTCTGTGTCATGGCCAGTAAAGGAGCTTGGATCGCAGACAAAGGCATTTTTGAAAAAAATGGATTTCAACAAGTCGATAAAAAAGGAAGGTTTGAATTACTGTCGAAAAAATGGGATGCGAAAGCACCAGATCCCAAACTGCACGATTGGACAGTACAGCAAAAAAAATACAAAGGTTGGCATTTGCTCTATGCCGACCAATGCCCCTGGCACGAAAAATCGGTCGAAGCCCTTTTGAATACTGCAATGGACTATGATATTGACCTTAAAGTTATCAAGTTGAAAACGGCTAAGGAGGCCAAAAATGCGCCATCGGGCTATGGGGTGTTCAGCCTATTGCACAACGGGAAATTGTTGGAAGACCACTATATCAGTGCCACTAGGTTTCGCAATATCTTAAAAAAGGAACTTGGCATGGGCAGTCAAAAGTAG
- a CDS encoding zinc ribbon domain-containing protein — translation MNLSKRNSCENCGQPMYHLVDFGTNKDGTVNTEYCRQCYLKGKFVDHGISLEQKIEKTSV, via the coding sequence ATGAATCTTTCAAAAAGAAATAGTTGTGAAAACTGTGGTCAACCCATGTACCACTTGGTCGATTTTGGCACCAACAAAGACGGCACGGTGAACACTGAATACTGCCGTCAATGTTACCTGAAAGGCAAGTTTGTCGATCATGGAATCAGCTTGGAACAAAAAATCGAAAAAACATCGGTTTAG
- a CDS encoding slipin family protein, with amino-acid sequence MNPMFLFGIILGVILLAGIRIVFEYKRALKFRFGKYVKTLQPGFRWIIPLVETIQVVDIRVITINIVSQEVMTEDNVPCSIDGVVFFKINDPEKAVLEVEEYDFAITQLSQAALRDVCGKVELDTILSKREEMGKNIKSIVETETHHWGIEIIDVKIKDIQLPENMKRMMANQAEAERSRRARIILAEAENQAAAKLLEAGLQIDKSPSAIKLRLYQTLSNIAAEKNSTILFPFPEEVLPRKPKNTDL; translated from the coding sequence ATGAATCCCATGTTTTTGTTCGGCATCATTTTAGGTGTCATTCTATTGGCCGGTATCCGTATCGTTTTTGAATATAAAAGAGCTTTGAAATTCCGATTTGGAAAATATGTCAAAACCCTGCAACCGGGTTTCCGGTGGATCATTCCCTTGGTCGAGACCATTCAAGTGGTTGACATTAGGGTCATCACCATCAATATCGTCTCGCAAGAAGTGATGACCGAAGACAACGTGCCCTGTAGCATCGATGGGGTGGTATTTTTTAAGATCAACGACCCCGAAAAAGCGGTTCTTGAGGTCGAAGAATACGATTTTGCCATCACCCAGCTCTCACAGGCCGCACTTAGGGATGTCTGTGGAAAGGTAGAGTTGGACACCATTCTATCAAAACGTGAAGAAATGGGCAAGAACATCAAAAGCATTGTTGAAACGGAAACCCATCATTGGGGCATTGAGATCATCGACGTAAAGATCAAAGACATTCAACTGCCCGAAAACATGAAGCGCATGATGGCCAACCAAGCCGAAGCCGAACGTTCGCGGAGGGCACGGATCATTCTTGCCGAAGCCGAGAATCAGGCCGCGGCAAAGTTGTTGGAAGCAGGCCTTCAAATTGACAAGTCACCCTCGGCCATCAAATTGCGGCTCTACCAGACCCTCTCGAACATCGCGGCCGAGAAGAACTCCACAATCTTGTTCCCCTTTCCTGAAGAGGTATTGCCCAGAAAGCCAAAAAACACCGATTTATGA
- a CDS encoding M20 family metallopeptidase: MATDTASEVLDYLNMHHEEQVAFLKKLVKLESPSHDAGSQKKILQLLGKKLEELHFFVQFIPGSETGGHLYARPQNRDRGKPLQLLLGHCDTVWKKDTLKEMPIAERDGKLSGPGVYDMKAGLTQMVFALKAIKELSLETALTPLVLINSDEEIGSIESRHAIKRLAKICERAFVMEPPLGLEGKLKTARKGLGRFTITVTGKAAHAGLDPGKGINAIVELSHQVQRLYAMNDFEKGITVNVGTIQGGISPNVVAPESKAVVDVRVLNKEDGKSITKKIYGLRPTMADVKIRVEGAMGRPPMERTPRNQKLWKLARAKALLLGLELEEATAGGGSDGNTTSTYTATLDGLGTTGDGAHAHHEFIFSEQLPKRTALLTLLLLSDSIKE, translated from the coding sequence ATGGCTACGGATACCGCTTCTGAAGTGTTGGATTACCTTAACATGCACCATGAAGAACAAGTGGCGTTCCTAAAGAAACTGGTCAAGCTTGAGTCGCCCTCACATGATGCTGGATCCCAAAAGAAAATCCTACAGCTTCTCGGAAAGAAATTGGAAGAGCTCCATTTTTTTGTACAGTTCATTCCCGGCAGTGAGACCGGTGGCCATCTCTATGCCCGACCCCAAAATAGGGATAGAGGCAAACCCCTGCAATTGCTTTTGGGACATTGTGATACCGTCTGGAAAAAGGACACACTCAAAGAAATGCCCATTGCCGAGCGTGACGGCAAACTCAGCGGCCCCGGTGTTTATGACATGAAAGCGGGGCTTACGCAAATGGTCTTTGCCCTCAAGGCCATCAAAGAACTGTCCCTTGAGACAGCCTTGACCCCACTGGTGCTCATCAATTCTGACGAGGAAATCGGAAGCATTGAATCACGTCATGCCATAAAACGATTGGCAAAGATCTGTGAGCGCGCCTTTGTCATGGAACCTCCCTTGGGGCTTGAGGGAAAATTGAAGACCGCCCGCAAGGGTCTGGGGCGATTTACGATAACGGTCACCGGCAAGGCGGCCCACGCAGGGCTAGACCCCGGTAAGGGCATCAACGCCATTGTAGAGCTTTCGCACCAAGTGCAGCGATTATATGCCATGAACGATTTTGAAAAGGGCATCACCGTGAACGTAGGCACCATTCAAGGGGGTATTTCGCCCAATGTGGTGGCCCCCGAAAGCAAGGCAGTGGTCGATGTTAGGGTACTCAACAAAGAAGATGGCAAGTCCATCACCAAAAAAATATACGGGCTTCGGCCAACCATGGCCGATGTCAAGATACGGGTGGAAGGCGCTATGGGCAGACCACCGATGGAGCGTACCCCCAGAAACCAAAAATTGTGGAAACTGGCCAGGGCAAAGGCTTTGCTATTGGGATTGGAGCTGGAAGAGGCCACGGCAGGCGGAGGTTCTGATGGCAACACCACCAGCACCTACACGGCCACCCTGGACGGACTCGGAACGACCGGCGATGGTGCCCATGCCCACCACGAATTCATTTTCAGCGAGCAATTACCCAAACGAACGGCCCTGTTGACCTTGCTGCTCTTGTCAGATTCAATAAAAGAATAA
- a CDS encoding flavin reductase family protein, whose product MDTLQQDRFTSLDLDLPLWDRIFTVAPLVVIGTKEDEGYDLAPKHMAMPLGHGLYFGFVCTPRHGTYQNVKKNRAFTVSFPTPDQIVPTSLSASPRTEDISKSEGTVKALPLIKAATIDAPLLRGAYLYLECELYKVIDGFDDNSLVAGTIKAAHINKDYLRMSEKDERQQLHDHPLLAYIAHGRFAKIKDTHVFPFPKDFKK is encoded by the coding sequence ATGGACACATTGCAACAAGACCGTTTTACCTCCTTAGATCTTGACCTCCCCCTTTGGGACCGCATCTTCACCGTGGCCCCGTTGGTGGTCATCGGCACCAAAGAAGATGAAGGGTACGATCTGGCCCCCAAGCACATGGCCATGCCCTTGGGGCACGGTCTTTATTTCGGCTTTGTCTGCACCCCAAGGCACGGCACCTATCAAAATGTGAAGAAAAACAGGGCATTCACGGTAAGTTTTCCGACGCCCGATCAAATCGTACCAACCTCTTTGAGCGCATCTCCCCGTACAGAAGACATTTCAAAATCGGAAGGCACGGTCAAGGCGCTGCCCTTGATAAAGGCCGCCACTATTGATGCCCCCTTGCTCAGGGGCGCCTACCTGTATTTAGAGTGCGAACTGTACAAGGTCATCGACGGCTTTGACGACAACAGCTTGGTTGCGGGCACCATCAAGGCGGCCCATATAAACAAAGACTACCTGCGTATGTCTGAGAAAGACGAGAGGCAACAATTGCACGACCACCCCCTATTGGCCTATATCGCCCACGGCAGGTTTGCAAAAATTAAGGATACCCATGTGTTTCCCTTTCCTAAAGACTTTAAAAAATGA
- a CDS encoding DUF302 domain-containing protein → MDYYFSTTLNDVSFEKAVEKTTEALKEEGFGILTEIDIKATLKQKLDVHFPNYKILGACNPPFAHKALQIENKIGTMLPCNVIVRENDDSSIEVAAVDPVASMMGVKNEALAGIAEEVRDKLKRAVNSL, encoded by the coding sequence ATGGATTATTATTTCAGTACCACACTTAATGATGTCTCTTTTGAGAAAGCCGTTGAAAAAACGACTGAAGCCTTAAAAGAGGAAGGCTTTGGCATTCTTACCGAAATCGACATAAAGGCCACCTTGAAACAGAAGTTGGATGTGCATTTTCCCAACTACAAAATTTTGGGGGCCTGCAATCCACCATTTGCCCACAAGGCATTACAGATCGAGAACAAGATCGGCACCATGCTGCCCTGCAATGTCATCGTTCGTGAAAACGACGACAGCAGCATAGAAGTGGCCGCCGTAGATCCAGTGGCCTCGATGATGGGGGTCAAAAACGAGGCTTTGGCGGGCATTGCCGAAGAGGTACGCGATAAACTGAAAAGGGCGGTCAATAGTCTTTAG